One genomic window of Thioclava sp. GXIMD4216 includes the following:
- a CDS encoding ABC transporter ATP-binding protein → MGQITLKGVRKTFGEVEVIPPLDLDIKDGEFVVFVGPSGCGKSTLLRLIAGLEDLSGGQIMIDGTDATEAPPAKRGLAMVFQSYALYPHMSVKKNIAFPMKMAGVPTDEQERRIASAAEALNLTDYLHRKPGQLSGGQRQRVAIGRAIVREPAAFLFDEPLSNLDAALRVNMRLEISELHQKLKTTMIYVTHDQVEAMTMADKIVVLRAGRIEQVGSPLDLYRNPDNRFVAGFIGSPKMNFIEGERAAARGAHAIGIRPEHIDLSTTPVDGAIEGLVGVSEHLGSDTYAHVQVEGIGQFNVRVSGEVDVHAGDTVWLTPQEHNIHRFDENGKAIR, encoded by the coding sequence ATGGGACAAATCACTCTGAAGGGCGTGCGCAAGACCTTTGGCGAAGTCGAAGTCATTCCGCCGCTGGATCTGGATATCAAGGACGGCGAATTCGTGGTCTTCGTGGGCCCGTCGGGCTGCGGCAAATCCACCCTGCTGCGTCTGATCGCGGGGCTCGAGGATCTTTCGGGCGGGCAGATCATGATCGACGGCACGGATGCCACCGAGGCCCCCCCCGCCAAGCGCGGCCTCGCGATGGTGTTCCAGAGCTACGCGCTTTACCCGCATATGTCGGTGAAGAAAAACATCGCCTTCCCGATGAAGATGGCCGGTGTGCCCACCGACGAGCAAGAGCGCCGCATCGCATCGGCGGCCGAGGCGCTCAACCTCACCGATTACCTGCACCGCAAGCCCGGCCAGCTCTCGGGCGGCCAGCGCCAGCGGGTGGCCATCGGGCGGGCTATCGTGCGCGAACCGGCCGCCTTCCTGTTTGACGAGCCGCTCTCGAACCTTGACGCGGCGTTGCGGGTGAACATGCGCCTCGAGATCTCGGAGCTGCATCAGAAGCTCAAGACCACGATGATCTATGTGACCCATGATCAGGTCGAGGCGATGACCATGGCCGACAAGATCGTGGTGCTGCGCGCAGGCCGCATCGAGCAGGTGGGCAGCCCGCTCGATCTCTACCGCAACCCCGATAACCGCTTTGTCGCGGGCTTCATCGGCAGCCCCAAGATGAACTTCATCGAAGGCGAGCGCGCCGCGGCCCGCGGGGCCCATGCCATCGGCATCCGCCCCGAGCATATCGACCTCTCGACCACGCCGGTCGACGGCGCGATCGAGGGTCTGGTTGGCGTCTCCGAGCACCTTGGTTCGGACACCTATGCCCATGTGCAGGTCGAAGGCATCGGCCAGTTCAACGTCCGCGTCTCGGGCGAGGTCGATGTCCATGCCGGCGACACCGTCTGGCTCACCCCCCAAGAGCATAACATCCACCGCTTCGACGAAAACGGTAAAGCGATCCGGTAA
- a CDS encoding carbohydrate ABC transporter permease, protein MSRIVTPRRKALTTVLAWAVGIAIFFPILWIFILSFKTEGNAIASPLKVLFSGWTLESYHTVLERSNYPLFFMNSVIISVGSTLLALIIAVPAAWAMAFVPGRRTKDILMWMLSTKMLPPVGVLVPIYLIFRDLGLLDSRIGLVVVLTLINLPIIVWMLFTYFKEIPGEILEAARMDGAGLKEEVLYVLTPMAVPGMASTVLLNIILAWNEAFWTLNLTASKAAPLTQFIASYSSPEGLFYAKLSAASIMAIAPILIMGWFSQKQLVRGLTFGAVK, encoded by the coding sequence ATGTCCCGTATCGTCACTCCCCGCCGCAAGGCGCTGACCACCGTGCTTGCCTGGGCTGTGGGCATTGCGATCTTCTTCCCGATCCTGTGGATCTTCATCCTGTCGTTCAAGACGGAAGGGAATGCGATCGCCTCGCCGCTCAAGGTGCTCTTCTCGGGCTGGACGCTGGAAAGCTACCATACCGTGCTCGAACGCTCGAACTACCCGCTATTCTTCATGAATTCGGTCATCATCTCGGTCGGTTCGACCCTGCTGGCGCTGATCATCGCGGTGCCCGCCGCCTGGGCGATGGCCTTTGTGCCGGGCCGTCGGACCAAGGATATCCTGATGTGGATGCTGTCCACCAAGATGCTGCCGCCGGTGGGGGTTCTGGTGCCGATCTACCTGATCTTCCGCGATCTGGGACTGCTGGACAGCCGCATCGGTCTGGTCGTCGTGCTGACGCTGATCAACCTGCCGATCATCGTCTGGATGCTGTTCACCTATTTCAAGGAGATCCCCGGCGAGATCCTGGAGGCGGCGCGCATGGATGGCGCGGGGCTGAAGGAAGAGGTGCTTTACGTGCTGACGCCGATGGCGGTCCCGGGCATGGCCTCGACGGTGCTGCTCAACATCATCCTCGCCTGGAACGAGGCCTTCTGGACGCTCAACCTCACGGCTTCCAAAGCCGCGCCGCTGACGCAGTTCATCGCCTCCTATTCCTCGCCCGAGGGCCTCTTCTACGCAAAACTCTCTGCCGCCTCGATCATGGCCATCGCGCCGATCCTGATCATGGGCTGGTTCAGCCAGAAACAACTTGTCCGCGGCCTGACCTTCGGCGCGGTGAAATAA
- a CDS encoding sugar ABC transporter permease, giving the protein MATKHSRAAARLMISPAVILLLGWMIVPLAMTLYFSFLRYNLLMPGMEEWTGFLNYEFFVTDPAFITALLNTVLLVVGVLAITIVGGILLALLLDQPFFGQGIVRILVIAPFFVMPTVSALVWKNMFLNPVNGLFAHIAHLFGLPAYDFLAQAPLASIIGIVSWQWLPFATLILLTALQSLDQEQLEAAEMDGASKLARFFYIMLPHLSRAITVVILIQTIFLLSIFAEILVTTNGGPGVASTNLTYMIYVQSLLQFDVGGGSAGGVIAIILANIVAIFLMRMIGKNLEA; this is encoded by the coding sequence ATGGCCACGAAGCATTCCCGCGCCGCTGCGAGGTTGATGATTTCTCCTGCCGTTATTCTTCTTCTCGGCTGGATGATCGTCCCTCTGGCGATGACGCTCTACTTCTCCTTCCTGCGATACAACCTTCTCATGCCCGGCATGGAAGAATGGACAGGCTTCCTCAATTACGAGTTCTTTGTCACGGATCCTGCCTTTATCACGGCGCTGCTTAACACCGTGTTACTGGTGGTGGGGGTTCTGGCAATCACCATCGTGGGGGGCATTCTTCTGGCGCTGCTGCTGGACCAGCCCTTCTTCGGGCAGGGGATCGTGCGCATTCTGGTGATCGCGCCGTTCTTCGTGATGCCCACCGTCTCGGCGCTGGTGTGGAAGAACATGTTCCTCAATCCGGTCAACGGGCTGTTTGCGCATATCGCGCATCTCTTCGGGCTTCCGGCCTATGATTTTCTGGCTCAGGCGCCGCTGGCCTCGATCATCGGGATCGTCTCGTGGCAATGGCTGCCCTTTGCGACGCTGATCCTGCTGACGGCCCTGCAATCGCTTGATCAGGAACAGCTGGAAGCGGCCGAGATGGACGGGGCCTCGAAACTGGCGCGGTTTTTCTACATCATGCTGCCGCACCTGTCGCGGGCGATCACCGTGGTGATCCTGATCCAGACCATCTTCCTGCTGTCGATCTTTGCCGAGATCCTGGTAACCACCAATGGCGGTCCGGGCGTGGCCTCGACCAACCTGACCTATATGATCTATGTGCAGTCGCTGCTGCAATTCGATGTCGGCGGCGGCTCGGCGGGCGGTGTCATCGCGATCATTCTGGCCAATATCGTTGCGATCTTCCTGATGCGGATGATCGGCAAGAATCTGGAGGCCTGA
- a CDS encoding sugar ABC transporter substrate-binding protein — protein MTMTIRALLGACALGALATAAAAETTITVATVNNGDMVRMQGLMDDFYAKHPDIKVEWVTLEENILRQRVTQDIATNGGQFDVMTIGNYEVPIWAQRDWLVPLNDLPADYDADDLLPAMRSALSVDGTLYAVPFYGESAMVMYRKDLAEKAGVSIPDQPTWSQIKDAAAKMTDKDNGIYGICLRGKPGWGENMAFISAMANSYGGRWFDMNWEPEFDSEPWKATLTDYLDLMTKYGPPGASSNGFNENLSLFQQGKCGMWIDATVAAGFVTDPEESTVADKVGYAVFPNKEGVDNHGNWLWSWNLAIPESSAHKDAAKAFVEWATSKEYTQIVADKQGWRAAPPGTRTSLYENPDYLAAAPFAQLTIDTISKATPEKPSVQDVPYVGAQFVSIPEFQGIGTAVGQIFSAALAGQMGADQALQSAQALTEREMKKAGYVK, from the coding sequence ATGACCATGACAATCCGTGCCCTTCTGGGTGCTTGCGCCCTTGGCGCGCTTGCCACAGCTGCTGCAGCCGAAACCACCATTACCGTCGCCACCGTGAACAACGGCGACATGGTGCGGATGCAAGGGCTGATGGACGACTTTTACGCCAAACATCCCGACATCAAGGTTGAGTGGGTGACGCTCGAGGAGAACATTCTCCGCCAGCGTGTCACGCAGGACATCGCCACCAATGGCGGCCAGTTCGACGTGATGACCATCGGCAATTACGAGGTTCCGATCTGGGCCCAACGTGATTGGCTGGTGCCGCTCAACGATCTTCCGGCAGATTATGATGCCGATGACCTGCTGCCCGCCATGCGCTCGGCGCTGTCGGTGGATGGTACGCTTTACGCGGTGCCGTTCTATGGCGAATCTGCGATGGTGATGTATCGCAAGGATCTGGCCGAGAAGGCCGGTGTGAGTATCCCTGACCAGCCGACCTGGAGCCAGATCAAGGACGCCGCCGCGAAGATGACCGATAAAGACAACGGCATCTATGGCATCTGTCTGCGCGGCAAGCCCGGCTGGGGCGAGAACATGGCCTTCATCTCGGCTATGGCAAACTCCTATGGTGGCCGCTGGTTCGATATGAACTGGGAGCCGGAATTCGATAGCGAGCCGTGGAAAGCCACGCTCACCGACTATCTCGACCTGATGACCAAATACGGCCCGCCCGGTGCGTCGTCCAACGGCTTCAACGAAAACCTGTCGCTCTTCCAGCAAGGCAAGTGTGGCATGTGGATCGATGCGACCGTCGCGGCAGGCTTCGTGACCGACCCTGAAGAGTCCACCGTGGCTGACAAGGTCGGCTATGCGGTCTTCCCGAACAAGGAAGGCGTCGACAATCACGGCAACTGGCTGTGGTCGTGGAACCTCGCCATTCCGGAAAGCTCGGCACATAAAGACGCGGCGAAAGCCTTCGTCGAATGGGCAACCTCGAAAGAGTACACCCAGATTGTGGCCGACAAGCAAGGCTGGCGCGCAGCCCCTCCCGGTACCCGGACCTCGCTCTACGAGAACCCCGATTATCTGGCTGCCGCGCCCTTCGCACAGCTGACCATCGACACGATTTCGAAGGCCACGCCCGAGAAACCGTCGGTGCAGGATGTGCCCTATGTCGGCGCACAATTCGTTTCGATCCCCGAATTCCAAGGGATCGGCACGGCTGTGGGCCAGATCTTCTCCGCCGCTCTGGCAGGCCAGATGGGGGCAGATCAGGCACTTCAATCCGCGCAGGCCTTGACCGAGCGTGAAATGAAGAAAGCCGGTTACGTCAAGTAA
- a CDS encoding sugar-binding transcriptional regulator, whose translation MIPSDRVNEAEANLLDLAARAAWLSFVGGMTQDQIALELGISRQRVQRLVARASAEGLIRVRIDHPIAECLELEQRLRDRYGLLSARVAPSLSATGDPNDALAPFAAPLLERFFTDPAPKLIALGTGRTLRMIVEQMQSLAGGHHKLVSLIGNVAPDGSASHYEVIVRLAEKVSAPHFPMSIPVVAASEAERDLYRSLPHVKASIDLALRADFAIVGMGQMGADAPLLMDGFITPEEHADWVRAGAIGEIGGHAFNAEGQFLDHPMSRRIVGARVPHGDMQVHCFAAGQKKLPALTAALKGRLLSHLVTDERTAKALLND comes from the coding sequence ATGATCCCGTCCGACCGCGTCAATGAAGCCGAAGCCAACCTTCTTGATCTTGCCGCCCGCGCGGCATGGCTTTCCTTTGTGGGCGGCATGACGCAGGACCAGATCGCGCTTGAACTGGGCATTTCGCGCCAGCGCGTCCAGCGGCTGGTGGCGCGGGCATCTGCCGAAGGGCTGATCCGCGTCAGGATCGATCACCCGATTGCCGAATGTCTGGAACTGGAACAAAGGCTGCGCGACCGCTACGGGCTGCTCTCCGCCCGCGTTGCGCCCTCGCTTTCGGCCACCGGCGACCCGAATGACGCGCTGGCCCCTTTTGCCGCCCCTCTGCTCGAGCGGTTTTTCACCGACCCCGCCCCCAAGCTGATCGCGCTTGGCACGGGCCGGACCCTGCGCATGATTGTCGAGCAGATGCAAAGCCTTGCGGGCGGCCATCACAAGCTGGTCTCGCTGATCGGCAACGTCGCCCCCGACGGCTCGGCCTCGCATTACGAAGTGATCGTGCGTCTGGCCGAAAAGGTCTCGGCACCGCATTTCCCGATGTCGATCCCTGTGGTTGCCGCCTCCGAGGCGGAACGCGATCTCTACCGCTCGCTGCCGCATGTCAAAGCCTCTATCGATCTGGCACTGCGCGCCGATTTCGCGATTGTCGGCATGGGGCAGATGGGGGCCGATGCGCCGCTTCTGATGGACGGGTTCATCACCCCAGAAGAGCATGCGGACTGGGTTCGCGCCGGAGCCATCGGCGAGATCGGCGGCCACGCTTTCAACGCCGAAGGGCAGTTTCTCGACCACCCGATGTCGCGGCGCATCGTGGGGGCACGGGTGCCTCATGGCGATATGCAGGTCCATTGCTTTGCCGCAGGCCAGAAGAAGCTTCCGGCCCTGACGGCGGCCCTCAAAGGCCGCCTGCTGAGCCATCTGGTGACAGATGAGCGCACCGCGAAAGCACTTCTTAACGATTGA
- a CDS encoding HAD-IA family hydrolase encodes MAGPALVIFDCDGVLIDSEALSASVFMEELALLGMGIDLDYFARNCLGRAFPSVRAKLERDFGQALPEGFEAHYRTKLMTRFSRDLKVMPEVVEAIRRLDRPYHLATSSAPARLAQSLAITGLNTLFEGRCSTASEVRRGKPAPDLFLHVAALYDVAPQDCLVIEDSEVGIAGARAAGMRVWRFLGGAHLAPLAAALPQTPQDPALLGGADLAFDSFAQFTALLSAWPLRPLIQSSPFSGASK; translated from the coding sequence ATGGCTGGCCCCGCGCTGGTGATCTTTGATTGCGATGGCGTCCTGATCGATTCCGAGGCGCTTTCGGCCTCTGTCTTCATGGAAGAGCTGGCCCTGCTGGGAATGGGGATCGACCTCGACTATTTCGCCCGCAACTGTCTGGGGCGCGCCTTTCCAAGCGTCCGTGCAAAGCTGGAACGCGATTTCGGACAAGCCCTCCCCGAGGGGTTCGAGGCACATTACCGCACCAAGCTGATGACCCGCTTCTCGCGCGATCTGAAGGTCATGCCCGAAGTTGTCGAGGCCATCCGTCGGCTGGACAGGCCCTATCATTTGGCCACCTCCTCGGCACCGGCACGGCTGGCGCAATCTCTGGCCATTACCGGCCTGAACACGCTCTTCGAGGGCCGCTGCTCTACGGCCTCCGAGGTCAGACGCGGCAAACCCGCCCCCGATCTGTTCCTGCATGTGGCCGCCCTTTACGATGTCGCACCGCAGGATTGTCTGGTAATCGAGGACTCGGAGGTGGGCATTGCGGGGGCCCGTGCAGCGGGCATGCGGGTCTGGCGCTTTCTGGGCGGGGCCCATCTTGCCCCTCTGGCCGCAGCCCTTCCCCAAACACCGCAGGACCCCGCTCTGCTGGGCGGGGCCGATCTGGCCTTTGACAGTTTCGCGCAGTTCACCGCATTGCTCTCGGCATGGCCCCTGCGGCCGCTTATCCAGTCCAGCCCCTTTTCCGGAGCCTCCAAATGA
- a CDS encoding efflux RND transporter permease subunit, whose translation MKFNLSDWALRNRSVIWFLMVMSLVAGILAFNSMGREEDPSFTIRTMVVSGSMPGATAEETMEQVTDRIERKLAEIDALDVTRSITYPGQAVIYVDLRDSIPDDQIQPTWTRVRELMSDIRGDFPSAFQGFSFNDDFGDVYGNVYAFTAPDYSPDELKSWVRKIRDDVERLDQAGKVDLIGTRDRVVTVEFSTRRLAALGLDAQTVLNTLSTQNQITPTGTIQTPQEQIGLRLTGAFPDATALAHAPLRVDDTFFTLSDVAEVKDGYDDPPASLIRYKGQPAVGLIIGMREGGNILNFGKSLDALMAQEVAKLPMGITLHKIADQPTVVQDSVGHFVRALAEALVIVLAVSFVSLGVRAGFVVSLTIPLVLAVTFLILDLMGITLQRISLGALIIALGLLVDDAMIAIETMISRLERGESRTKAASYAWTAIAWPMLTGTLVTVAGFIPIGLNASQAGEYTRSLFYVIAISLLISWIVAVLFAPVLGKTFLPAKWKHQTHEAGRLRRSFHRVLEKAMVHRWITILATVGLFALSVLGLGHVEQQFFPSSERTELITDVTLRDDAGFEATDAEISRFETWLKAQPEVAFWTAYVGTPAPRFVLTLDVKPAVPNEGQVVIETKSLTDRDSLRAKIRSYSDSRAGVEFYPKPIELGPPVGKPVQYRISGSDYTTLLGEARKLAALMAKDDRLYAIDMDWGAPARVVRLDLDQARMRQLGLTQSDVAQVLTTLYSGTTITNLRQGIDLIEVELRGRKSDRDTLDGLKSLQFANTSGKPIPLTSIAHFEYVTEPPVIHSRDRVPTITVRGAIDGTAQPATIVNDLAPQIARFTAALPLGYSLEMGGSVEESGKSQAPIIAIVPFMVLIMLSLIMFQLRSFRLMVVVLAAAPLGLIGVVASMLPLGAPMGFVALLGVLALIGILIRNSVILIQATEDLRAEGHDRWSAIWHASDQRARPILLTAAAASLALIPIARQIFWGPMAIAMMGGIIAGTLITLLFVPALYCAIFRVKAPAPEQGAR comes from the coding sequence GTTCAATCTTTCGGACTGGGCGCTGCGCAACCGCTCTGTCATCTGGTTCCTGATGGTCATGTCGCTGGTGGCAGGCATCTTGGCCTTCAACTCGATGGGGCGCGAGGAAGACCCCAGCTTCACCATCCGCACGATGGTCGTGTCGGGCAGCATGCCCGGTGCCACCGCCGAAGAGACGATGGAACAGGTCACCGACCGGATCGAACGCAAGCTGGCCGAGATCGACGCGCTCGATGTCACCCGCTCGATCACCTATCCCGGTCAGGCGGTGATCTATGTCGATCTGCGCGACAGTATTCCCGATGACCAGATCCAGCCGACCTGGACCCGCGTGCGCGAGCTGATGTCGGATATCCGCGGCGATTTCCCCAGCGCGTTCCAAGGGTTTTCCTTCAATGACGATTTCGGGGATGTCTATGGCAATGTCTATGCCTTTACCGCCCCCGATTACAGCCCAGACGAGCTGAAGTCATGGGTGCGCAAGATCCGCGACGATGTCGAGCGGCTGGATCAGGCCGGTAAGGTCGACCTGATCGGCACCCGCGACCGTGTGGTGACCGTCGAATTCTCGACCCGCCGCCTGGCGGCACTGGGGCTGGATGCGCAAACCGTGCTCAACACGCTTTCCACCCAGAACCAGATCACCCCCACCGGCACGATCCAGACCCCGCAAGAGCAGATCGGATTGCGGCTTACCGGCGCATTCCCCGATGCCACGGCGCTGGCCCATGCGCCGCTGCGGGTGGATGACACCTTCTTCACCCTCTCCGATGTGGCCGAGGTAAAGGACGGCTATGACGACCCGCCCGCCTCGCTGATCCGCTACAAGGGGCAGCCTGCGGTGGGCCTAATCATCGGCATGCGCGAGGGCGGCAATATCCTGAATTTCGGCAAGAGCCTCGATGCGCTGATGGCGCAGGAAGTCGCCAAGCTGCCGATGGGGATCACCCTGCACAAGATCGCCGACCAGCCGACGGTGGTGCAGGATTCGGTGGGCCATTTCGTGCGGGCACTGGCCGAGGCGCTGGTGATCGTGCTGGCCGTCAGCTTCGTCTCGCTGGGCGTGCGCGCGGGATTTGTGGTGTCGCTGACCATTCCGCTGGTGCTGGCCGTGACCTTCCTGATCCTCGATCTGATGGGGATCACCCTGCAGCGGATCTCGCTCGGGGCGCTGATCATCGCGCTGGGGCTTCTGGTCGATGATGCGATGATCGCGATCGAAACCATGATCTCGCGGCTTGAGCGGGGCGAAAGCCGCACCAAGGCCGCCTCTTACGCGTGGACCGCCATTGCATGGCCCATGCTGACGGGCACGCTTGTCACGGTTGCGGGCTTCATTCCGATTGGCCTCAATGCCTCGCAGGCGGGCGAATATACCCGCTCGCTCTTCTATGTGATCGCCATATCCCTGCTGATCAGCTGGATCGTGGCCGTGCTTTTCGCGCCGGTTCTGGGCAAGACATTCCTGCCCGCCAAATGGAAGCACCAGACCCATGAGGCGGGCCGCCTGCGCCGCAGCTTCCACCGCGTTCTGGAAAAGGCGATGGTCCATCGCTGGATCACCATTCTCGCCACCGTGGGGCTGTTTGCCCTTTCGGTGCTGGGGCTTGGCCATGTCGAACAGCAGTTCTTCCCCTCTTCCGAACGCACCGAGCTGATAACCGATGTGACGCTGCGCGATGATGCGGGCTTCGAGGCAACCGATGCCGAGATCTCCCGCTTCGAGACATGGCTGAAAGCCCAGCCGGAGGTGGCATTCTGGACCGCCTATGTCGGCACCCCCGCTCCGCGTTTCGTGCTGACACTGGATGTGAAGCCCGCCGTTCCCAATGAGGGGCAGGTGGTGATCGAGACCAAAAGCCTGACCGACCGCGATAGCCTGCGGGCCAAAATCCGCAGCTATTCGGACAGCCGCGCGGGGGTGGAGTTCTACCCCAAACCGATCGAACTTGGCCCCCCCGTGGGCAAGCCCGTGCAATACCGGATTTCGGGCAGCGATTACACCACCCTGCTGGGCGAGGCCCGCAAACTGGCCGCGCTGATGGCAAAGGATGACCGCCTTTACGCCATCGACATGGATTGGGGGGCCCCTGCCCGTGTCGTGCGGCTGGACCTTGATCAGGCGCGGATGCGCCAGCTTGGCCTGACCCAGTCGGATGTGGCGCAGGTGCTGACCACGCTCTATTCCGGCACCACCATCACCAATCTGCGGCAGGGGATCGACCTGATCGAGGTGGAACTGCGGGGCCGCAAATCCGACCGTGACACGCTGGACGGGCTGAAAAGCCTGCAATTTGCCAATACCAGCGGCAAGCCCATCCCGCTGACCTCGATCGCGCATTTCGAATATGTCACCGAACCTCCGGTGATCCACTCGCGCGACCGTGTACCCACAATCACCGTGCGCGGCGCGATTGACGGCACAGCCCAGCCCGCCACAATCGTCAATGACCTCGCGCCGCAGATCGCGCGGTTTACCGCCGCTCTGCCCTTGGGCTACAGCTTGGAAATGGGCGGTTCGGTCGAGGAAAGCGGCAAATCGCAAGCTCCGATCATCGCGATCGTGCCCTTCATGGTGCTGATCATGCTGTCGCTGATCATGTTCCAGTTGCGCAGCTTCCGCCTGATGGTGGTCGTGCTGGCGGCGGCACCTCTGGGGCTGATCGGGGTGGTGGCCTCGATGCTGCCGCTCGGCGCGCCGATGGGCTTTGTGGCGCTTCTGGGGGTGCTGGCGCTGATCGGCATCCTGATCCGCAATTCGGTCATCCTGATTCAGGCCACCGAGGATCTGCGCGCCGAGGGCCATGACCGCTGGAGCGCGATCTGGCATGCCTCCGACCAGCGCGCCCGCCCGATCCTGCTGACCGCGGCGGCGGCCTCGCTGGCACTGATCCCGATTGCACGGCAGATCTTCTGGGGGCCGATGGCGATTGCCATGATGGGCGGGATTATCGCCGGTACGTTGATCACGCTGCTGTTCGTGCCCGCCCTCTATTGCGCGATCTTCCGCGTCAAGGCGCCTGCGCCCGAGCAAGGGGCGCGCTAG